The sequence below is a genomic window from bacterium 336/3.
GGTCTTGAACTTCAATTCAAGACCTTTTTTTAATAATCATCTTTTTCGTCTAAATCGTCTGTAAGCAACGATTTAGTTCTATCCAATATTTTGCTAAAAAATCCTCCAAAAGGATTGTCTTTTTTTTGAGATTTTGGGTTTTTAGTATCCGCTTTTATTACATTGGTATTGGTTTGTTGAACATTATGGAATAAATCTCTGTCATCCAAAGCTCTAAATCCTGCCATTACCAAACCAATTGCTGTTGCGAAAATAGGTTGTTTTACCAATTCTACATTGTTTTTGGTCAAATATTCTGTTGGATGTCCAATTCTAACTGGTAAACCAGTATGTAATTCAAACAATTCTTTAATACCATCTAACAATGCTCCACCTCCTGTCAATACAATTCCCTGAGAAAGAGTATTATAGAAATTAGAACGGATAATTTCTTTATGAACATCTTCTATAATTTCAGTCATACGAGCTTCAATGATATGAGCCAAATTACGTAAAGATATTTCTTTAGAAGAACGGTTTCTAAGCCCTGGAATTGAAACTACATCTCTATCACTTGCTTGTTCTGCAATAGCTTTCCCAAAACGAACTTTTAAAAGCTCTGCTTGGTTTTCCATGAGCATACAACCATGCTTAATATCTGATGTAATAATTTGCCCACCAAAAGGTATTACGGCTGTATGTCTAATTATTCCATCGTGGAAAATAGCTACATCTGTTGTTCCTCCACCAATATCCACAAGGGCAACACCTTCTTCTCTTTCTTCACGAGTTAATACTGATAGACTGGAAGCAATTGGTTCCAATATCATTTCTTGAATTTCAAGACCAGCCTTTTTTACACAACGATTGATATTATTTAGAGCTGTGGTTTGAGCTGTAATAATATGAAAATTAGCTTCAAGCTTTACACCAGACATGCCAATGGGTTCAATAATACCTGCCTCATTATCAACAATAAAATCTTGAGGCATGACATGCAAAATTTGTGTTCCTGCTTCCGTAGGCGTTTTGTACATATCATTTACCAGTCGCATTACATCTTCTCCAGAAATTTCGTCTTCTGTGGAGTGACGTGTAATACTTCCTTTTTGTCGCATGCTTTTGATGTGCTGTCCTGCAATTCCAACATTTACAATTTTAATGTCTATGCCCGACATACGAGATGCTTCTTTAACTGCCTGAGTAATCGCTTCTACAGTTTTATCAATATTTATGACAACACCTCGAGTTACCCCTTCAGAGATAGCTTTCCCAACACCTAATATTTCTATACGTTCTTTATTTTGTTCATCTCTACGAGCCACCACAGCACAAATTTTGGTACTGCCAATGTCTAATCCGACTACAATTTTATCTTTCTGCATATTCACAAACAATCTGTTGATGATACTTTAAGCTCACTTTTTCGTAACGATTCCACCCTTTTTTAGGTAAAATATATTTACATAAGATTTCTATTTTTTTCATTTTGACTTCCCAGTCTGCCCAATCGCCAAAGTCTATGACTGTATCTGATAACTGTAAATATACTTTGAGATTCTTTTTCTGCTTATGAATTTGGACGATATGAGCCTTCCAAATATCAGTAGTAGCAATAAAGTTGAGCAAATCTAATAATTTTTTATCATCTTCATTATTTTTAAAGTCAAAATATACATTATCTGTACTTAAAACCAAACAATGAGGACTATATTTTTTTGAAAGAGGTATTTTTTTACCCTGAGCATCTAAGTAAAAAGAATCAGTACTACCTATAATACGAACAACAGGTTCTACTGTTTTTACCCAAACTAAGAGTTCTCCATTGAGTTTTTTACTAATTTTACACTTTGCTACAAACGGATTTGCACGTACTCTCAGTTCTAACTGCCTTGTATTTAAAAACTTATAAGGTGTGTTCAATAAAAATTCTCTTCCATTACTATCTAATAAACTTTGAACATCCTGCTCGTCAAAAAAACGATTTCCTTTATTGTAATCTATAATTATTTGTAGTTTTTGACAAGTCTGCCTATCATACTGACTTGCTGAAAACCCTAATATTATTATTAAAATTAACAAGGCGACAAGAAATCGAACCTCTTTACGCCATTTTATCTTCCAAAACATTTTAACCATTATTTTGCCCAGCAATATAGAAAAGTCTAAGGAAACTATAAAATTTACTTTGTTTTTTTAAGTAAATTTTTATTCAAACTCATTACCACAATCCAAACATTTCCAAGTATTTGTTTTTTGGAGTGAAAAGATTTTTATAAGATTTTTCCAAATATTTTCCTCTATTTTAGTATCTATATTAATAGAATAACAATTTGGACAAATTTTTATGAGCTCATCTCCTAACTCTAGCAATACAATTTTAGCCTTTTCCCAATCTTTTAAGTTTATTTTTAGTTTAATTCCTCCTATAAGTGTGCTATAAGTAGAGTAAATAGATGTCATATTTTCATCAAATAGAAAACATAACACACCTCCACTTTCAAGTTTCGACTTATACATATATGCATCTATAGGATTATCAAATGTTTTAATGGTAAGTAATTCCACAAACCTTTACGATTAATCTTGTTTGGGTTCTTGTTGTATTTTATTTTTTTCTTTTTGTTTATTTTTTACAAATTTAGGACTTACTCGTGGCACTGCATTAACAGGCAACCCATTTTTCATAACAGTCCCTTGTTTTTCTGTGGGATTATAACGTGGTTTTTTTGTTTTAAATCTTTGATAACGAGGCATATTCTTCTTCCACATAAATTTACCCACACGCAAATGTCGTACATCATAAGGTTTTTTGGTATATTTTCTGAGGCTTCGGTTAGTTAGCTTAGATTTTCTTGGATAGTATTTGATTTTTAGAGCTCCTAAAGAAGTTGCCATTCGGTGTGAACGCTTGGCTCTTATCTTTTTCCAATCTATATAAATAACACTTCCTTTATAATTCTGTTGTTTACGAGTATTATAAGCTATTATTTTTCTTCTTTTCTCTAAAAAATTATATTTGATGGTCCCTCCTGTAAATTTATCATAACCTCTTCTAAATTCATGAGGCCTGTATTTGGTTTTACTCATAAATGTTGCAAAACCAGTTTTCTTTTTATGTGGAAGAAATTTATAATTAGATACAAACTTATCATAGCCTGTTTTCTTTTTATAAGGCATATAAGCGTAACTAGATACAAATTTGTCATAGCCTCTTCTGAATTGATGAGGTTTATGTTTAGTTTGTGATAAAAATTTTGATGATCCTGTTTTTAATTTATGAGGTTTGTATTTTATTGTTGATTTGAATTCAGAAACACCTGTTTTAAACTTGTGTGGTGATATCTTGTTCTGTGATTTGAATGTAGAAACAACACCTGTTGTCTTTTCTCTTGGGTAAAATGGCTCTGAGCCTTTGAAAGTGCTTTGTCCCATCACTTTAGGTGCTTGGGTATATTTTTGTTTACCCCTAAAAAAACCAGCTGACACTGTTTTTTCATTGGTTACTTTTTCAGCCCCCTTCGACTGTGTACCTTCTACTGGTTTAGCACGTTTTTTTAAACGATACTTATTGGTAAGTACAGGCTTTTTTGTTGATTTATTATCAGTTTTTTGAGCAAAAACTTCACAACTAAAAAACCATAGTACAATAAGGACACAATATATAAATACTTTTTTCAAGATATCAAATGAATTATTTTGTATAGTTAGATTTTATAAAGAATCCGTAGGTGTTACATTTTCTTCTTTCTCTGATTCTTCTACTTTTTTCTTTTTCTGTCTTTTAGCTTTCTTAGAGTTTTTTACATCTGGGAATATTTCATTATCCTTGATATATTTTTTTTCTTTTCGAATTAATTTACTTTTCTCTTCACGTGAGGTATAACGAACTTTTTTAACTTTACCCACTTTTTTTATCAAACCAGTCTTTTTATTTCTTTGTACGATAATATAGTTTGTAGGTTCATAATTATCATCAGGAATTCCCAATGCTCCTACTTCTTGATAAGCTGGACAACGTGAACGTTTGTTACAATCAGTAAATAAAAACAAAGAGAAGAGAGCTATACAAATAATATATTTCATAGATTAAGCAAATAAACGACCCACAACATCCATATTATAAAGGCAAAGTTTTCCCAAATATACAAATACACAAGAAACCTTTTGCAAATATTGTACGTTTTTTATTTTATTTAAAAGCAAATTTGACTCTAAAATAAAAAAAAGCTAAACTTGCACCTAAATTTCATCAAAACAGAAAGATACAATGAAAAAATTGTTGCCTTTAACATTATTACTTTCCGTCATAGCTTGTAAAACTACTCAAAAGACTGCTCAAAAAAATACTTCTAAAGAACCCATCTTGATGTATATAGGTAATACTCCTGTTACGGTAGCAGAGTTTAAATATGTTTATGAAAAAAATAATACAAATAAAGATAGTTTATACAAAGAGCCTTCAATAAAAGAATATTTAGATTTATATACCAAATTTAAACTGAAAGTCATTGATGCTCAAAAAATAGGTATTGATACTACAAGAGAATTCCAGACAGAGTATTATGGCTATGAAAGTCAACTTGCCCGCCCTTATTTACTTTCTAAAGATGCCAACGACCAACTTGTAAAAGAAACTTATAACAGATTGCAAGAAGAAGTAAATGCTGGGCATATTCTTATCAAAGTAGGATTGGAAGCTGAACCAACTGATACCCTAAACGCATATAATAGAATTAAGGATATTAGAGAAAAAGCCCTCAAAAATGAAGATTTTAAGGCGTTGGCTCGCCAATACTCCGAAGACCCTTCAGCAAGTTCTAACGATGGCAATTTAGGTTTTTTCACTGCTTTACAGATGGTTTATCCTTTTGAAACTGCAGCTTTTAAAACTACTAAAGGACAAATTTCAGATATCATACGTACTGAATTTGGTTATCATATTATCAAAGTGTATGATAAAAGACAAAGCAGTGGTAAAGTAACAACTGCACATATCATGCTTAGAGCCTTGAAAGGCATTTCATCACAAGATTCTATTGCTTTAAGAAAAAGAATCTATGAAATTTATGACAAAGCTAAAAAGGGTGAAGATTGGAATACTCTTGTAAGACAATTTTCTGAAGATGCCAATAGCAAAAATAGTGGTGGACAACTAAGAGAGTTTGGTGTAGGTGATTTGATTCCAGAATTTGAAAATGCTTCGTTTGCTCTTAAAAATGAAGGAGATATAGCCGAACCTGTACTTACTCCTTATGGCTGGCATGTGATTAAACTGATTTCAAGAAGAAAAAGAGAAACTTTTGAAGAAGCCGAAGCAAGCATCAGAAATAGAGTACAACGCGATTCACGTTCTGAAGTAGGAAAAAATGCTTCACTCATCAGACTTCGTAAAGAAAATAATCTAAAAATCAACCAGAAAGTATTTGAAAAAGCTATCAAAACTGTTGATAGCAATTTGGTAAAAGGTCAGTGGGATTATGCTTCTAATAATAAATTCTTAAAAGAAACTATTGCATCTTTTGAGAATAAAACAATCAATAAAAAACAAAATATTACAGTCAATGATTTCTTTTTCTATATGAAAAGAAGACAACAAGTAAGAACTGACCTTAAAACACCACAACATTATGCTCGTTTGATGTGGCAACGTTTTATTGATGATGAAACTGTAAATTTTGAAAAAAGTATTTTACCTGAAAAATATATTGATTATAAAATGCTTACTCAAGAATACAGAGAAGGCATGATGCTTTTTGCTATGATGAATGAAAAAGTATGGGGCAAGGCTCTAAAAGACACCACTGGGGCAAAACAATTTCATCAAAATAATAAAGAAAAGTATAAGTGGGGAGAAAGAGCATTTGCTACTATTTTTGACGCTGCTAATGAATCTGTTTTGAAAGAAGTAGAAGAAAGATTGACAGAAAGACCTCCTTATTTACTTAAAAACTACATCAAAGACCCTATTTTGAAATATACCAAAGACCAATTACGTATCGATGATAAATATCTGAATGGTTTGGTTCAAATTGCTTCAGAGTTGAATAACGATCCTTCATTATTACTTGAAATTTCTGGACACATGGATAAAGCTGAACGTCCCAAAACACTTTCTGCTGATAGAACCAAATTGGTATTTGATTATTTGTTCAATAAAAATATCAATCCCAATCAAGCTATTCGTAAAGATTTTGGTAGTTCATTACCTGGTACTAAAAAAGATAATAAACCTAACAACAGAGTAGAATTACAAATGTTTACTTACTCTTTGAAAGGTATTGAAAAACAAATCAATACAACAAATCCTTTGAATTTAAAAGTTACAGAACTTAGACCTTATGAAAAAGGTAATAACGGATTGCCTACTGGTATAGAGTGGAAAGAAGGTAAACATAAAGTAGCTCAAAATGGTCGTTTACAAATGGTTCAGATAAATAGCATTGAATCTCCTCGTACAAAAACATTTGACGAAGCCAAAGGGCAAGTTATTTCTGATTATCAAGTATTTTTAGAAAGCGAATGGATAGAAAATCTAAAAAAACAATACAGTGTAAAAATTGAAGAAAAAGAGCTTCAAAAATTGATTAAAAAATAATTTTGTACATTCTTCGATTAAAAATCATTTAACATTTTATTTACTATGCCGTTTCTCCAAACCGAAATAGAAGGATTATTGGTATTTGAACCACGCTTATTTGAAGATGAGCGTGGTTATTTTTATGAAAGTTTTAATCAACAAGAATTTCATAAAGCTACTGGTATTAATTTACCTTTTGTACAAGATAACCACTCTTTTTCTAAATATGGTGTACTCAGAGGTTTGCATTTTCAAAAACCACCTCATGATCAAGCCAAACTCATCAAAGTAGTAAAAGGCGAAATTTATGATGTGGCCGTAGATATTCGTAAAAGCTCTCCCACTTTTGGAAAATGGTTAGGTTTTCATTTGTCAGCAGACAATAAGAAACAATTATATCTACCAAAAGGATTTGCTCATGGATTTGTAGTATTGAGTGAAGTAGCTGAGGTTCTTTATAAATGTGATAATTTTTATTCTCCACAATTTGAAGGAGGTATTATTTATAATGATACACAACTCAATATAGATTGGTTGGTATCAGAAAATAAACTCATTGTATCTGATAAAGATTTAAAACTGAAAAGTCTAAAAGAGATAACCTTTGAATAAAAATATTTCTTGATAGGATTTTTGGTTTCAATTTTATTCCATTAAATTTGCACGCTAAATAAGTACTGGTTTTTAAACTTTTTATAAAAAATGGCTAATATTGGCAAAATTACGCAAGTGATTGGTCCTGTAGTAGATGTAAGCTTCTCCACAGAAGGTGCTATGCTACCTCAAATTCTCAATGCACTTGAAGTTACTAAACCTAACGGTCAGAAAATTATTTTGGAATGTCAGCAACACCTCGGTGAAGACCGTGTAAGAGCTATCGCAATGGATAGTACCGATGGTTTGCAAAGAGGTATGGATGTAGTAGATTTAGGAACTACCATCACTATGCCCACAGGTGATGCAATTAAAGGAAGACTTTTTAATGTAGTAGGTGATGCTATTGATGGTATCAAACAACCTGATAAAACAAAAGGACGTTCTATTCACAATCGCCCTCCTCGTTTCGAAGATTTAGCAACTTCAACAGAAGTTCTTTATACAGGTATCAAAGTAATTGACTTGTTAGCTCCTTATGTAAAAGGTGGTAAAATCGGATTGTTTGGTGGTGCTGGTGTAGGAAAAACTGTACTTATTCAAGAGCTTATCAACAACATTGCAAAAGCTTATGCAGGTCTATCTGTATTTGCTGGTGTAGGTGAACGTACTCGTGAAGGAAATGACCTTCTTCGTGAATTTATTGAGTCTGACATCATCCGTTATGGAAAAGATTTCAAACACTCTATGGAAGAAGGTGGTTGGGATTTGAGCAAAGTGGATATGGCAGAATTAGAAAAATCTCAAGCTACTCTGGTATTTGGTCAGATGAATGAGCCTCCAGGAGCAAGAGCAAGAGTTGCCCTTTCTGGTCTTGCTATTGCAGAATATTTCCGTGATGGTGATGGCGAAGGAAAAGGAAACGATATTTTATTCTTTATTGATAACATTTTCCGTTTTACACAAGCAGGTTCTGAGGTATCAGCTCTTTTGGGTCGTATGCCTTCTGCTGTAGGTTATCAGCCTACACTTGCTAGTGAAATGGGTTTGATGCAAGAGCGTATCACTTCAACAAAAAGAGGTTCCATTACATCTGTACAAGCTGTATATGTACCTGCTGATGACTTGACTGACCCTGCTCCTGCGACTACATTCGCTCACTTGGATGCAACCACTGTACTTTCTCGTAAAATTGCCGAGTTGGGTATCTACCCTGCTGTGGATCCTCTTGACTCTACATCTCGTATCCTTGATCCTCAAGTACTAGGTGATGAGCATTATGGAACGGCTCAACGTGTGAAGAGAACTCTCCAGAGATATAAAGAATTACAAGATATTATTGCTATCTTGGGTATGGATGAACTTTCTGACGAAGATAAAGAAACTGTAAACAGAGCTAGACGTGTACAACGTTTCTTATCTCAGCCTTTCTTCGTAGCAGAGCAGTTCACAGGTTTGAAAGGAGAATTCGTAAATATTAAAGATACTATCAAAGGCTTTAATATGATTATGGATGGTGAGTTAGATCACTTACCCGAATCTGCTTTCAACTTAGTTGGTACTATTGAGCAAGCTATCGCTAAAGGTGAGAAACTTCTTGCTGAAGCGTCTAAAAAATAATGATTATACTTAGCAGGAATAAAACCTGCTAAGTTTCTTTTAAGACCTTTATCCAAAAGACAATATGTTTTTAGAAATTATCACCCCTGATAAGCAAATTTTTTCTGGCGAAGTAGTTTCTGCTACACTCCCAGGTAAAAAAGGCTCATTCCAAATCTTAAATAATCACGCTGCGGTTATTTCTACATTGGATGCAGGCACACTCAAATACAAAGCAAATAATAAAGAAGAGGTTAGCCTCGAAATTTTGGGTGGTGTTGCAGAAGTTTTAAATAATAACATTCAAGTGTTGATTGAAGGTATAAAAAAATAAGCCTCAAAACACTAAACAGATATAAAAAAGGTAGAAATTTACATTTCTGCCTTTTTTGTTTTTAAGATAAATCCTCTTTATTTTTATGAAATTCATTTTTGCCAAAGTAAATAGATATAAAATACCTCCTTTTGTTATTTTATTGGTTGTGGGGCTTACCAGTATTGGTGCTGATTTGAATGTACTTCCTTTTATGTTGATTATAGCATTTATTGAAATTCTTATTTATTTATTCTTTGTCTCAACAATTGGTTGGCTCATCAAAAATGATTTACAAGCAATCTCTTTGAACTTAAGTTTTGTATTTTTAGGTATAGGAAGCCTTGAGAAAATTATGCACTGGCCTGGTGCTGATTTACATTTAATTTTAGGTAAAGTATTATTAATAGCCTGTTTAATCATAGGTTGTATTATCATATTCTCAAAAAAAATTTAGAAAATTAAAGTCTGTTTTAATTTTCTAAAAATCTTGTTTTTTTACTACATTTAGGCAAATTATTGCATTCTGATGCTTCGTTTGCTTGCTATATTATTATTGTTGTTTTCATATTTTAAAAGCTCTGCTCAAAGTAATTTGAACACTCTGCTTCAAAAATCTATGAATACACGTAAGGATAGTAATTTTGTGAAATTGTATATAGATATCGCAAAAGAGTATGAAGAGGCTTCAAAATTAGATTCAGCTATTTTTTATTGCCAAAAAAGTGTTGATTTAGCACGAAAAATAAACTTCCAAAAAGGCGAAGCTCAAGCTCTAAGTTATTTGGGTGAATACCAAGAAAACAAAGGCTTTCAACTAGATGCTATTAAATACTACAATGCAGCCTACACAATTTATACTCAATTAAAAAATAATGCAAGAGCAGCTACTATGCTTAATTATATAGGTATTGTTTACGATTCCTTAGGTGAGTTTGATAAAGCATTAAAATACTTATTTCAATCTGCTCAAATTAAAGAAGACATTCATAATTTATCAGGGCTTGCAGATGTTTATAATGATATTGGGATTGTATACGAACAAATGAAAGAGTATACTAGAGCATTGGAGTATTATTCAAAATCTCTTAAAATTTCAGAACAACAAAATTTATCTGCAAAAAAAATATCTAATTTATACAATAATATTGGCGTTGTTTATTATGACCAAAATGAGTTTGATAAAGCTTTAGAGAATTTTAACAAATCCTTAGAAATCAGAAAGTCTATTAAAAGCCCTAAAATTGAAAGTAATTACTACAATATTGCTAATATTTATTTTCATAAAAAAGATTTTACAAAAGCCTTAGAGTTATATTTAAAAGCTTTTTCATTAGTTTCTGAACAAGAATCGCCTCAAAAAGTTTCTAATTATAATATTACCATTGGACAAACCTATTTGTATTTACAGAAGTACGATTCCGCAGCTAAATATATACAAACAGGTTATAATATATCTAAAAAGTATAATTATAAATATGCTGAGTTATATGCTTATTTCATACAAGGAAAATTAGATTCTGTACAAAACAATTATCAAAAAGCTTTTGAAACTCAAAAGAAGTATATCATACTTAAAGATTCTTTACTCAATTCAGAAAGAGTTGCCCAAGTTGCCAAATACCA
It includes:
- a CDS encoding cell division protein FtsA, giving the protein MQKDKIVVGLDIGSTKICAVVARRDEQNKERIEILGVGKAISEGVTRGVVINIDKTVEAITQAVKEASRMSGIDIKIVNVGIAGQHIKSMRQKGSITRHSTEDEISGEDVMRLVNDMYKTPTEAGTQILHVMPQDFIVDNEAGIIEPIGMSGVKLEANFHIITAQTTALNNINRCVKKAGLEIQEMILEPIASSLSVLTREEREEGVALVDIGGGTTDVAIFHDGIIRHTAVIPFGGQIITSDIKHGCMLMENQAELLKVRFGKAIAEQASDRDVVSIPGLRNRSSKEISLRNLAHIIEARMTEIIEDVHKEIIRSNFYNTLSQGIVLTGGGALLDGIKELFELHTGLPVRIGHPTEYLTKNNVELVKQPIFATAIGLVMAGFRALDDRDLFHNVQQTNTNVIKADTKNPKSQKKDNPFGGFFSKILDRTKSLLTDDLDEKDDY
- a CDS encoding dTDP-4-dehydrorhamnose 3,5-epimerase; the protein is MPFLQTEIEGLLVFEPRLFEDERGYFYESFNQQEFHKATGINLPFVQDNHSFSKYGVLRGLHFQKPPHDQAKLIKVVKGEIYDVAVDIRKSSPTFGKWLGFHLSADNKKQLYLPKGFAHGFVVLSEVAEVLYKCDNFYSPQFEGGIIYNDTQLNIDWLVSENKLIVSDKDLKLKSLKEITFE
- a CDS encoding ATP synthase subunit beta, producing the protein MANIGKITQVIGPVVDVSFSTEGAMLPQILNALEVTKPNGQKIILECQQHLGEDRVRAIAMDSTDGLQRGMDVVDLGTTITMPTGDAIKGRLFNVVGDAIDGIKQPDKTKGRSIHNRPPRFEDLATSTEVLYTGIKVIDLLAPYVKGGKIGLFGGAGVGKTVLIQELINNIAKAYAGLSVFAGVGERTREGNDLLREFIESDIIRYGKDFKHSMEEGGWDLSKVDMAELEKSQATLVFGQMNEPPGARARVALSGLAIAEYFRDGDGEGKGNDILFFIDNIFRFTQAGSEVSALLGRMPSAVGYQPTLASEMGLMQERITSTKRGSITSVQAVYVPADDLTDPAPATTFAHLDATTVLSRKIAELGIYPAVDPLDSTSRILDPQVLGDEHYGTAQRVKRTLQRYKELQDIIAILGMDELSDEDKETVNRARRVQRFLSQPFFVAEQFTGLKGEFVNIKDTIKGFNMIMDGELDHLPESAFNLVGTIEQAIAKGEKLLAEASKK
- a CDS encoding ATP synthase subunit epsilon — its product is MFLEIITPDKQIFSGEVVSATLPGKKGSFQILNNHAAVISTLDAGTLKYKANNKEEVSLEILGGVAEVLNNNIQVLIEGIKK